The Ostrinia nubilalis chromosome 11, ilOstNubi1.1, whole genome shotgun sequence genomic sequence GGCGCGAGACATGTCAGCCGCGTGTCAGCGAAATGCCAGATTTGATTCATTACAATCGGAGAGATGCATCTGTTCATATTATTCCGAATGCAAATGATGGAGTACTTTCAAGTTGGAACCGTAATaattctaaaatatttattataatttgcacgCACCCAATTGACAAGTAAACATTGGTTATTATCTGTTTCACAATCACAAACTCAATTGCAACTCTCCCTTGTTTTTATAATGGACACCTTCGGGGCTCGGGTACGAAGGATATGTAAACTTATATAGGTagaagactagcttttgcccacggtttcacccgcgtgaaatttagtttgtcacagatcgtcataataaattatagcctatatgttattctgggttataaacaataatactgtaaagtttcatcaaaatccgttcagtaatttttgcgtgaaagagtaacaaacatccagacatccaaaccgcatttataatattagtaggttaGAAAGTTTATGTTTATTCGCGATATGATGACGATTTTCATTTCGATGTAGACTAAATGAGAACGCTTTTAAATTACAGGTAAGGAAAAGTGAATTATGAAAAGAAACGCCTACAGTTTTCTAAAAGCAATCAGTCAACCATCTGTGAATTGACTCTGAATGAAGACTGGCATTTACATGGAGAACTTAAACGTTTACGGATAGAGAAACCCAAAAGTGTGTATAGATTAGAGTGcttaaaagtttttatattatttctaGTCACCTGTTAATGTACAGTAAGAggtaaagaaattaattatctacCACGAAGTACCTATAGTAGTACCTATGTGTTGCCGTCGAATGAAAACAAAAAGTCGATTGATTGCATTGTTCTGGTCTATATTTTAAGCTTTATTTAAACGCGCCATTAACAACTAACAgactacttaggtacctacttatttattttaaaacagaaaactttttttctaaaagCAAATAACATCATGCATCGCAATGACTCCTAATTTTTACACACAAGAAGTTTTTTCTTCGTAAATTTTAATGCAACCTGAAAATTTTCTTCACCAACTCGCATACTCACAATGCAGTAGAACTATTTCAATAACCTACTTAAAGTTCTTACAGTTTGAAGTTTTCTTGGCAAAATTTTCCCTCTTTATAGTACCTGCATCTCTATAGAGTTAACTCTACCAAGAAGTTACGATATTTTGGagcttttctaaaaataaaatgtattaataatatgaTCTAGGCCTAGCTGGCACAATAATTATACTGATCAGCTTCTTATACTTCTTcagcaataattaaaaaattcaaaattgtttaaataacaaagtatttttaatattattttaatgcttGTTTTTAACGTGAGACTGGTGATAAAAACGTATTTCAAAGTTAAAATCCCATTACAAATCCTATACTTACTTAGGTTCAAAGTTTTCCATATTTTAAAGTCACTAAAGTCAAAAATAACAACCCTGAAGTAAAGAATAGTCTTACATGTCACAACTATTacttcacaaacattattatttcagcacattttattatttaaatttctaGAATATCAGATTAAAACCAGCATTAATTAAAGTTAGTAAATAGTTGGCGCCTGGTGGGGTGCACTGAACTTGTGTAGATTTTGAatttgttgctttttatttcaattaggcGCTCGAAGTTCTTAACGTTATGCACGAAAGTTTGTTAAATTTGTTTCTTTAAGCGCTTAAATTAAATTTACGAGATACGCTTATTTTAAACTTTGctttaagttaatttaaaacttaGAGTTTTAATTAGATTGGCCATTACCTGAGCtaatattatcattttaacTATGAAAAAGAAGCCAAACTAAAGTTGTACTTTAATTATTCTGGATCTACTATGAGTGAGTGGGAGTTAATATTTCATACTAATACTGCCATATTGTATTAGAGATATTGTCTTACAAATGACGACCCATGAGATCTTTTGTATCTTTCCCGAGCCCTATATCTACGAGTATATTGCAAAAGAGCATTATTACAATTACCTACATGGCACCAGAACTCTGGCTTATCAgcataatcataattatttgtATATATCTACCGTCGTGCGACGTCCATCCATACACAATAGTCTTCTGAACTAAATTCTTTGTGTATGAAAAGTTTAGGTAACCTTTTTTAAGTGATAAAGTGGAACCTTCTATTAAAGGACCTATATCTTAAAGGGGATCTCACTGCCATTTATTATAAGGTAGGTACTCAATAGAGATTTCCATTCATTCATTTTTATTCACTTTATTCATCCTTGAACGCTATCACCGTCAATTGAGTATTTCTTTGAACGAAAAGAGTCTTTAAGTATCCCTTCACTGGCTTTGGTCAATTCATACTTACCGCTCAAAACTTTTGTCATCTCATCGCTTGAAAGAAAAGATAAAATACTAATACTAGTGGCATGCACAGTTGCACTGTATTATTTCATAGAATCAATGACTCTACCTCGCTTTACACTAAACTAAAAGGCTGATATACACTTAGTTGTAACTCGATTTGGTATCAACTAATACTTAAGGCTACTTATTTTAACACGAGAACAGATTTAAACTCTGAAAATAAACGTAGAAAAGCATCAAACCGTAACAAAGAGAGCCCCAAGATTAATCCCGGCCGCAACGAATTTAATTAGAGTTCCAAATGAGAATGTTCATACAAGTCTTTATGAACATAATTTTGGAGTAAAATCCTCAAATTACACCGAGACGACAATTTAATTTAACGTCTTATTATAATCATCATTTGAAACTCCCCAAGCTATTTGCATTTGCAAAATAAGTTAAGTGCTTTTCACTGTATTTTTTGCGACAGACCTTTTTTCGTACACGATTCACTAGGTAACGGAATATTTCAAagaatattgcgattttatgtCGTGTGGACAAAATCTGTTTTATACTTTAAACGTTAAAGTTGATTGGAAATAAACCTTACCTAGTTAGGTAGAGACTAATCGAAGAACTTGAGGTAAAGTTACGACCTATTTCTATACTTCAATGCTTCCTAAATTTCCAAAGAGTGATTCTTGGTGACTCATTGACACCTGACACCTGTATAATGGACGATAACCTTTATTAGAGCCCTCGACACATATTTTAAGCGTAAGAAAACAATAACGTGAAATCGTCCGATCTGAACCAAGGTTGATACACGGAGGAAATTAATCACTCGGTTAATAAATTGCAACATTATCTCATTAACTAAAAAATAAGGTTGTTACTCTAACAATGTACTTTACAGCCTACTTATTCGCTGGGTAGATAAGACTCCGCGGAAATGGCAATGAGCCCAGATTTATCTCATTTAACAGTTGCCGGCAGAATCTTAATCAATGCTAACAAGCAATTCACATAGTAACTTTAATAACTTTTATGTTTATCAGGATAATAAGACCATATTTCCAGAAACCACAGGTTATTTCTTGGAAAACACGAGAAAACGTGTCACCTATAGCTGGTTGCGTAAACCGACGCCCCACTGCCGGCTTCAGTGAACTGGAAAGCAAGGTCTCACCGGGCGCATTGTTTTATTTTCGCCGTTTCAGTCCCATTAGGAGCAGTTAAGACAATAACACAGGAAGGGAACCACCGGACACGGGCCCCAGACGGCGAAAACTATCACGGAGACCTAAATACGAGGACCGCTACGTTCCACCGAATTTAACTTCACTATAAATAATGGTTGCAGCACCGAAATGACATCAGTCGCACTACGCCGGCAAACAATTTAACGATGTTGACTACGTTGTCCAAGTTCGCGATTCTGTGTGTGGCTTCGGCCCAGCTGTTCCATAAAGTCGAGTTGTCTGACAACAAGACGCCGTACGACTATGTGAAGGAGCGCCTGGACGCTATCGGGACCGATGTGAGGTCTGGAGTGCCGCTTTCAAATTCGTACGAAGTTGAAGAAAGTGAGGATTATCCTGAGCAACTTCAAGGAGCCGCTTCTACGATTCTGAATACGGGCGTCGGTGTTGGTGGTGTAGGTGGTGTTGGTGTCGGAGGTCTCGGTTTAGGCCAAGGAATAGGCATCGGTGGACTCGGTGGCTTAGGGCTCGGAGGGATCGGCCTTGGGCAAGGACTTGGCCAGCTCGGAATAGGCGCGGTTAATGGACTTGGCGTCGGCGGCGGTATTGGTGCTGGAGGAGTCGGCGTTGGAGGTGTCGCAAACGGCGCTTTGATCCACCCTGGAATCGGTGGCTTGGGAGTCGGCGGAATTGGCTTAGGAAACGGTCTTCTCTACCATCCTATACTGGGCGCCCAAGTTGGCGGAGGATACGTTGACAAAAAGGCGTACGATGCAGCTCAAAAGAAAGGCGCCGATGAAAACATTGAGAAGCTAGAAAAGAAAGCTGAGGAAGAGTCTAAACATGGCCAAGAGGGTTTCCAACAGGCTGCCGCTGCTGCTAAGGCTGAAAAGGGAGAATCCAGTTTCTACAAAGACGAAGAGGCGAAGAAGAAAGCTGCCGGCGACGAGAAATTCTATGAGGGCGGCCAGAAATTCGATAAACATGGTAAGTCTATATTTGACACATAGAATAGCATTCTTTAATTAACAAATGTAATAACATGAGACATGTAAATAGGTGCCAATGAGGAACAGCTGAAAAAAGCGAAGAGCCACAAAAAGGGTCATGTGAGCAAAGGATTCAAGACATCCAGCAGTAAGAACGAAGAGGAAAAAACGGAGAGCTTCTACGATGAAGCCCATGACGAGGCTGACCACCGCGTCGCCGGCCAGAACGCCCAGAACTTCGGCGAGAACGCTCAGCAAGGCTTCAAGGGAGCTGCCGAAGAGAAGATCCTGGATGCAAACGCCCAGGGCAAGGAAGGACATCACGTGTCAGAACAGAAGATTGACGATGCCAAGGCCAATAAGGTTAGTAAACATAAACTTATTCCCAAATCACTAACGCTAACGTCTGGCGTAGAAAATGaggaatataataataatccttgctaTTTTAGTAAGTTAGTCGGGGATAAACAATGTTATTTGATCGTCAGATAagcgtaataaaataatatgtaacaTGTGTTCTTGCGAGACTGAAAATCTTACCGATAATATTGCTAAAGATACTAATATTTTTGGGTTATTTTGGTGACGCCCAATCTACTGAGAAACGACTGAAATTGGCACATTATAGAAAAAGTAAATACCTTATCTCATAAATCCTTTGGAACATTTTGCAAACAGTGAGAAACCATGATTAAAAACTTATAATTACTTTTTCTAAGACACATTAGGTGGTCGCTTACTTCATTATTGAATGCTATTAGAACTTGAAAGTGACATTAATTTTCTTAGGTTATAGATAGCAACAATACCTTTTCGTTTAGTTGTGCAAAAGAGTTTTTGGAAAGTTCTACAGTAAAGTTAATTGAGATTATTTAACAATTGCCTTGATAATAAATAGAGTTTTAATACAggatttttaacaaaattacagacGTAACTTTCTTGTACTGATTAATTTTACGGACTTTTAcggagaaaaatattttttccataaaaaatCCAAGTAACACAGTCGACGTTATTATATTCTCTACAATAGCGTATATTAATGTGCTCTTTTTGGTCAGATTCACCAACTcccaattatttttatgacataaCAATAAATGACAATGACATCTTATCATTTCCCAGGGCGAATACCTCCAGAAGGGCTACAAAGGTGGTGCAGAACTGTTGGAGAAGTTCAACAACCTTGGGGCTCATGCAGTGCACGGCCACCAGGAAGCCAGTGGAGGCTACCAGCAGAACAAGGGAATCCTGCCCATCCACTGACCAGTGACCAGCTCGAGCTAATTGTTGACGTtgattaataaatgtttttgaacTTTTGGAATGGATATTTCTTTTGActgaagatttttttaatgcaaaacaaggcaggtatttgaccgctaTTCATAAAAGTGAGAGAGGATGGTACAGtttgaaaaaagtatttttgactCTCTTTATTTTATGGAACTTGCCAGCGCTTCGAAACAAAGGTTTATAGGTGGACCAtagtttcaaaaataataacccAATGCGTTATAGCATCTAGATAAAAAGTTTCATTGCCGTATGCCGTAAATAATTACTTAATCCAATTATCTAATCGATACCTAGGTAATCAATACAAATGCAAACCAAACAATGTCTTCTCAATAAATTCAAgctttttttagattttacacATTTATTACGCACCCGATTATTAGAATTACATGCAAGAATTACGAAAaagtcaaattaataaaataaaatcaagacAAAATTAACTTAATAATCAAACAAAAAGGGATTCTTTCTTCTCTTGAACGAGCACTTTCCATAGCCATTGCAGTACAAAATCGGTGAGTTAGAACCATTGGTTTGATACCCAGACTCGCTGCTAGAGGACCTAGAAAATAAAACGAAATATCTAGTTTTTCGCTATAAAACTCATTATACGGTTAGTTTAAAGATTTGCCATGACAATTAATTAGCCGACCACGGAGTTaagaaaaagtttatttaattattcttGTGACTGAATCCAATTATTGCACAAAAAGTTAATCAGATGACAAAATCTAAGTATTTTAGATACCTAGTTTTAGTTCGTTAACATTATCAAGTTAGTGCAAAAACCACCATACAAATTACTCAAATCACTCACAGTTAATAAATGAACATTAGAACATCGTTAGTAGCATAAATTATAATGGTAGTTGCAGTGAGACGTAcaatccacccacaaggtggaccgacaacatcataaaggtagcagaaaggcgctggacgcaggccgctaccaatcgatcaacatggaaattattgggggaggcctattttcagcagtggaagtcctatggctgaaatgatgatgatgataaagtgaGAATGTATGTATGAACATATTGTCGAGGATAGTGCAGTAACTAGCATTGGATAATACCGAGTATCTGACTTTAGCCAGTATAAGGTTTAGCGCAGGAGTCTGAATGTAGCGCAGAAACGCAGTATTATCCAGTGCTAGTTTCGCGGATTTGCACCATACCCGACGACATCGATGTCTTTCTTTAcagtgtatttatttttcaatattctCAAGAACATTCGCGCTTGCATGATCATTTGTTCAGGCGATACCGTTACAGGTGCTTTAAAAAGTTGCTGTACCCGGCCGAGTCGGGCGTCGGCGGAGTGAACACGGTCGACGATATCTTGTTCGACGTGTTCGACTTCTGAAACAGAACGGTAGCTTGGGAGCCGTGTTTTTCACTTGCACCAGTATAGAGAAAAAGATTTTTCAGTCGTTTTGAAGCTTAGTAACATCTTAATACTTTTAAGTGACATTTTTAGCGAAAGAAGACCTCGTGCAAGCGTTATGGTCTACCTACACCCGCTATTAGCTTGGGTGGGTCTTGTCAACTACACtaacaacaataaaaatatacagttAAAAAAGTCTGACAGCtacttatttttcttcttttttttaagtattttcgCATAATTATAAGCCTACTACTAAATGAAAGTAGAAAAAGTTAAGAGCTATGCTAATCTACAAGATGAAAATGTTGCTTTAGCAGTAAGTGATCCAAAACACCAACATGAGTTCTGAGAATCCTATAAATGATTAACCCTTCACTTTTATATCACCACATTTAAAGCAATAAAGCCCGCAAGATCCATGAAAACGccgaaccaagcatacaataattCACAAGAGTTTTCCGATATTTCAGTAACACCACATACTTTAATATGTCTGACAGGTTTTCGTGAATTTCAGCAAAATGTTTCAGatgaaagttattttaataaaatgggATAAACCTGCCACGATAGACTGCTCGGGATTGTAATTTCAGTTTTCAATTTTATGCCCAGAGGTTTTCACGCGTCATGAAAGTGATTTTAACGAATTACCTACTATATTTAACAGCTTTTCAGCTGTTTATTGGAAAAGTAATTAGTTACCtacattgttttgatttttacAGCATTGTGTGTATGTTGTGAATTAAGTTAACTATCGATTTGTTTACTATTGTAATAAGTTAACTAATCTTAGCCCTAGTCATAATATTACCTATTACATCAAAGTCAATTCTACTATCTAGAGATAAATATCCCTCGAATTTCTGATCTGGAGAGTCTATTTCTCAAAACATTAAAGTGTGTATTGGAGGCAGTGGTACTTCAAAACATATTAAAACATTCCTATTCCCATTCGTTCGAGAGACTCAcaaaggtaaataaaggtaaTTATATAAATACTTTAAAGCTCTTCTAATAATATAAAAGGGGCAAGTGTTTATTCAGATTATAAACACAGCGATTTACCTGTTTTAAACGTCTGCTTGTAtgcttaaaatattcaaaaatagcTTCATATTTGGGTTAACCTCTACCTGAACAAGTAACTCATCcacacatttatttataaacatttggagtaaatacttatttattttctgtttaTATAACTTAATAACATTCAACTCAACaacagagtagaatacatttgtcaccaacccctactcttcccgcgggtgtcgtaagaggcgacttagggactacacatcaaacagagaacgggcagcagcgctctctgacaaaaataaattttttaaactgcgatctccaacccgcctgccaagcgtggggattatggcaaaaccctctactatagtggaggaggctcatagtccagcagtggactgtaaagggctgttgatgataacTTAATAACATTCACAGCGTAGGTGGTGTAAACACGAAAACAATATCACAATTTTTCTGTTTCGATAACTTAGCATTCACAGCGTAGGTCGTGTAGATATGAAAACAATATCACAATATAGTCTACTATACTAACAGCTGACCTTTTGGTGAGCTCACGTAGGTATTATACTGGTGCCTTGCCAACTGGCGGTGGAAACATGCTTTAGTGAGCTGTTATGACAGCTTGTATGGTTTCAGATATAATATATTGCCTGCTGGTTCTACCAAGCAGGGAGTGGTCATGGTCAGAAGGTGTTTTGGTAGCAACGTGTAAAACTGTAGAGTTCAAGATTCAAATTTTTTTGGTGGGCCAAATTACAGCGCGTGCTACTGTGACGAAAGTGCTAATTTTTTCGATACGCTAACGATCTTTTGAAAGATTTCACAAACTGTATTACACTTATtacaaatttattaatttacaccTAGCAATATTTCCGATCTCCGATCATTTGCTATTACTGAAAAGAACCTATTATCATATAAGTTATAACTTTATGGAAATAActgattttaaataatatataaaattacttttatccTCGTTTTCTGTACTTCCTCAACAAAATGcaaaatcaaacaaaaaacaaaaccaattatagttcacacatttacctacaaCAACAATGTTAAAGAAAAATCATAGCGGTTATCAATTTTTGTACTGTTCGCGCCAATAGTATTTGGCAATCTTGTCAGttgataaaataattgaaattatgtaCAACTAGAgatatgaaattaaattactcgtacctacattatttcacTTTAATGAAAGATAACCagatgacaaaaaaaatgttacgaatattgtacctacttagCTCAAAACCTATGCAAATTACAGCATTCAAGcaaatcattgtcaaaaatcaATCACAGGCATAATATacgattatttatttcagaGCAATTTCAGGATTACTTGCGAactttttaatcaatttaagAAATGAAATTCAAAACTCAGTTTAAACTCAAGTTACCATTAATTTTGGTTTCAGCTGTTCACAAGATTGGCAGATTCTATCAACGCTGACTGTACTCGCCGTCACGTCCACTCAGTCGTCATGTGGTAATCTCTATcactacaataataaaaataggtacCTGACTCTGACCGCTGAAGCAAGCGGACCGTTGCTTGGTCACTCGGGCGGGGGTCACGAGGGCCGACTGATAACACTGCGAGATAAACGTTTAATCTTTTAAGTTTTCGTAGTGGTAAAACCCCGGCACCCAAAGGAATAAAGGAATAAACAACATATAGAAGACCTTTAGCTTTTCCTGTTCTAAGATGAATGGGGAAAAGTACCCTTATCTAATACGTTTGTCCGCGAATCTGTTAGCGTAGATTCTAATTGAAGTTATAGACAAAGACTATGCCCTCAAAAACTTCCGAATCCTTGCTTTCTAGTAACTTTAATTACTATTACTATTTTTACAGACGCATGACTTCTGACAAAGTTACTATTTTTGTATTTAAGCCATAGGTATTTCACATAGCGCAATAAGTCAAGTGGCTTCAAACAtggaaatcttttaatttacgccTATTATATCCAAAATGTGCAATCAGATATAATAACTGCTTTgtgctgcataaaaaaatattcagattCAGTTTGCGAATACACTCTTCTTCTGTGTCTTTGTTCAAAAGttcaactattattttttatcactTTGAAACTATCAAGCCATTTTCCAGGCTTATGTGTCATACACTAAATGAATTTCAGGGGTCTTTCCGACCCAGCGAGCATCAGTGCGCGCTGAAAAATTGACGGGTCGTAAGTTCGACCCGACCCGACCTGCTTTGATACTGTTTATTTGCTCCGTCGAAAGCCGGGACATATGTTTCGACCGTATTGAGTGTTCGACCCACTGGCGCGTGTATACGACTGTAAAAGGCCATTGGAGATGTTGGGGCAATATTAGCTTTCTTTGAGCTGTGAAACGTGACTCAAGTGGTGGTGAAAAGATTGAGGTCTGAAACGACACTCTGTATTCGATTcgaaatattaatctttaaaaatataacagaCTTAACTTCAGCATTGTTTCAGAATTACGGAAGCAGGTATAATAAGCCATGGGATAAATTTCATCAAATATCCGTAAGTCTTTATTCCTCAAAAGATGACTGATTTAAGATTATCGAAATTTTCTTTTTGAACAGGCCCCTTTCAGAGCACTTTACGTCATCCAAATACAGTTTGATCTTCAAATGTCACCATAATAATGTCATAACCCCAACCAGACTCAAGTTTTTACACACAGTAGAcccacactaggtggaccgacgatctggtgaaggtcgcgggaagtgcctggatgcaggcagcgcaggaccggtcattataGTAATCCTTGTGTGAGACCTTTATCacgcagtggacgtcatttggctgaaacgaacagtagaagaagtaaaaatatttagatcAATCAGCTGTTAAATAGATAAGTTACTCACATTGTAAGGAGTGCTTTTGGCTGGCCTCTTGTAGCAAGGCGAGGATTGTATGAAGCTGGGCGAGATGTTCGAACCAGGGGAGATCGGGATGTTGAATGGGGAGGCTTGCTCTGGAAAAGGACAGTATTTCAACTCTCCGCCTGTATAAgcgaccagtaggcctaagatgcgcgctacgataagcggttatcacgccattttatcgattttgcccatacattttgacgtcgataaaagttatcacggcgcgcatcttaggcatactggaaagggcctaagtactgaataaaagctttgactttgacctgtagcagactttttgtcggccgattgTTGATTAATCCCACCTATGGCCATAAAAATTCCCCCAGGTTGTAAGGTTGTATGTTAAATAGAAATTGGCATCTACTATAAGCCTATATCATAAAAAGATTCTTTAAATACTTTAGATTAGTAAATACTTTACATTATTCTGTTAGTGCCTGGGGTCCGGCACtaacagaataataattacaacaATATTATTGTCATACCTTCCTACGGTAATGACACCCTAAATCTCTCAAATAGCCTTGTCGCACTATAACCGTTAATTCAAACACAAAGTACCTATAATACTTCACAGTAGTTCCGGAAATTACTTACCTAAACACAAACTCACAAaatgctctctctctctcttattATACTGGTAGATATACAAGAACAGCTCTACAGTGGCAATATAGTAGAGCAATATTAATAGAGTATTTCGTAGCGTTTACTATGAGGCTAGCA encodes the following:
- the LOC135075828 gene encoding spidroin-1-like, translating into MLTTLSKFAILCVASAQLFHKVELSDNKTPYDYVKERLDAIGTDVRSGVPLSNSYEVEESEDYPEQLQGAASTILNTGVGVGGVGGVGVGGLGLGQGIGIGGLGGLGLGGIGLGQGLGQLGIGAVNGLGVGGGIGAGGVGVGGVANGALIHPGIGGLGVGGIGLGNGLLYHPILGAQVGGGYVDKKAYDAAQKKGADENIEKLEKKAEEESKHGQEGFQQAAAAAKAEKGESSFYKDEEAKKKAAGDEKFYEGGQKFDKHGANEEQLKKAKSHKKGHVSKGFKTSSSKNEEEKTESFYDEAHDEADHRVAGQNAQNFGENAQQGFKGAAEEKILDANAQGKEGHHVSEQKIDDAKANKGEYLQKGYKGGAELLEKFNNLGAHAVHGHQEASGGYQQNKGILPIH